In the genome of Mucilaginibacter defluvii, one region contains:
- a CDS encoding sugar phosphate isomerase/epimerase produces MRTIKGPGIFLAQFVGPNAPFDNLKSICDWAKGLGYKGVQLPTNDPHYIDIQKAAESQTYADEIKGIVNEAGLEITELSTHLQGQLVAVNPAYDQLFDAFAPEQYRNNPKARQEWAVQQLKYAAKASQNLGLNAHVTFSGALIWQTVYPWPQRPAGLVDTAFTELAKRWEPILNVFDEHGIDLCYEIHPGEDLHDGITYEMFLEKVNNHKRACLLYDPSHFVLQCLDYLEYIDIYHERIKMFHVKDAEFNPTGRQGVYGGYQNWVDRAGRFRSLGDGQVDFKAIFSKMAAYDFEGWAVLEWECALKHPEDGAREGAEFIKNHIIHVTDHAFDDFASAGGDEAYNRRLLGLQ; encoded by the coding sequence ATGAGAACCATTAAAGGACCCGGAATATTTTTAGCCCAGTTTGTTGGCCCTAACGCGCCGTTTGATAACCTGAAATCTATTTGCGATTGGGCAAAGGGTTTAGGCTACAAAGGTGTGCAACTGCCAACCAATGATCCGCATTATATCGACATACAAAAAGCGGCCGAAAGCCAAACTTATGCCGACGAGATAAAAGGTATTGTTAACGAGGCAGGTTTAGAGATCACTGAACTTTCAACCCACCTGCAAGGTCAGTTGGTTGCCGTCAACCCGGCTTACGATCAGTTGTTCGACGCCTTCGCGCCCGAGCAGTACCGTAACAACCCCAAGGCGCGTCAGGAGTGGGCGGTACAGCAGCTAAAATACGCTGCTAAAGCATCGCAAAACCTTGGTTTAAATGCCCATGTAACCTTTAGCGGCGCGCTGATATGGCAAACCGTTTACCCATGGCCGCAACGCCCCGCAGGTTTGGTTGATACCGCATTTACCGAGTTAGCCAAACGCTGGGAACCTATCCTGAACGTGTTTGACGAGCATGGTATTGACCTTTGCTATGAGATCCATCCGGGTGAGGATTTGCACGATGGTATTACTTATGAGATGTTCCTTGAAAAAGTGAACAACCATAAGCGTGCCTGCTTGCTGTATGATCCATCGCACTTTGTGCTGCAATGCCTGGATTATTTGGAGTATATCGACATCTATCACGAACGTATAAAAATGTTTCACGTTAAGGATGCCGAGTTTAACCCGACCGGTCGTCAGGGTGTGTATGGCGGTTACCAGAACTGGGTTGACCGTGCAGGCCGTTTCCGCTCATTAGGTGATGGTCAGGTTGATTTTAAGGCGATCTTCAGCAAAATGGCGGCTTACGATTTTGAAGGCTGGGCTGTGCTGGAGTGGGAGTGTGCCCTTAAACACCCGGAAGATGGCGCGCGCGAAGGTGCCGAGTTCATCAAGAACCACATTATCCACGTAACCGATCATGCCTTTGATGATTTTGCATCAGCAGGCGGCGACGAAGCGTATAACAGAAGATTACTGGGGTTGCAGTAA
- a CDS encoding c-type cytochrome yields MKKLFLIFAAGVLFASCGGETKTNTETADTTAADATEVAATDSAADNDTITPTDKPVSQPPAEQKEQPEKKEQPEKPEKPEAVAGSVKGGELIKASDCLTCHKEDVKLVGPAYADVAKKYKPTAANIDMLADKVINGGSGNWGQIPMSPHPNVSKNDAKEMVKYILAVK; encoded by the coding sequence ATGAAAAAGCTTTTTTTGATTTTTGCAGCCGGTGTGCTGTTCGCCTCATGCGGCGGAGAAACCAAAACCAATACGGAAACTGCGGATACTACCGCTGCTGACGCGACAGAAGTAGCCGCGACTGACTCGGCTGCTGACAACGATACAATAACGCCGACTGATAAACCGGTATCTCAACCTCCGGCTGAGCAAAAGGAACAACCCGAGAAAAAAGAACAGCCGGAAAAGCCCGAGAAGCCCGAAGCTGTGGCCGGATCCGTAAAAGGCGGCGAACTGATTAAGGCCAGCGACTGCCTTACCTGCCATAAAGAAGATGTTAAATTAGTCGGCCCGGCGTATGCGGATGTTGCCAAAAAATACAAACCAACCGCTGCCAATATTGATATGCTTGCCGATAAGGTAATAAATGGCGGCTCGGGCAACTGGGGCCAGATACCGATGAGCCCGCATCCTAATGTGTCAAAAAATGATGCAAAAGAGATGGTAAAGTATATATTAGCGGTTAAATAA
- a CDS encoding nucleoside permease, giving the protein MTFTNRFKLSAMMFLEFFIWGGWFVNLGTYLIKNFKSSGSEVGAAYLTQSIGAIVAPFIIGLIADRFFSAQKILGVLHLLGGLLLWRASTSEGFTAFYPNILIYMILYMPTLALVNSVAFRQMDNPQKQFPPIRVLGTLGWIFAGFLVSWLSWDKLGSEAALVNTFKMSGTASLILGLFSFTLPATPPVKKGQQVSVGDVLGLDAIGLLKNKSYLFFFIASVAICIPLAFYYGFANVFLQDAGVKGSTITQSLGQVSETVFMICIPFFFVRLGVKKMLAIGMSAWVLRYVLFAYGNGDTNYWMLLGGIVLHGICYDFFFVTGQIYTDNLAGEKFKSSAQGFITLATYGVGMLIGSILSGKIYDSNVGSDGSIQWQSIWLVPAGIAAVVLVLFLLLFRDKKHVETQPGVDAEDAEIVL; this is encoded by the coding sequence ATGACCTTTACTAACCGCTTTAAATTATCAGCCATGATGTTCCTGGAGTTTTTCATCTGGGGTGGCTGGTTTGTTAACTTAGGAACTTATCTGATAAAAAATTTTAAAAGTTCTGGATCAGAGGTAGGTGCAGCTTATCTGACTCAATCAATAGGCGCTATTGTTGCTCCTTTCATCATCGGTTTAATTGCCGACAGATTCTTTTCGGCACAAAAAATATTAGGTGTATTACATTTATTAGGTGGATTACTTTTATGGAGAGCCTCAACTTCTGAAGGTTTTACAGCATTTTATCCTAACATATTAATATACATGATTTTATATATGCCGACATTGGCCTTAGTGAATTCTGTAGCGTTCCGTCAGATGGATAACCCACAAAAGCAATTCCCTCCGATAAGGGTTTTGGGTACTTTGGGATGGATATTCGCAGGCTTTTTGGTAAGTTGGTTAAGTTGGGACAAACTTGGGAGTGAAGCTGCTTTGGTAAATACATTTAAAATGTCTGGCACTGCTTCATTGATTTTGGGTCTGTTTAGCTTCACTTTACCTGCTACGCCTCCTGTTAAAAAAGGACAGCAGGTTTCCGTTGGTGATGTTTTAGGACTTGATGCAATCGGTTTATTGAAAAACAAGTCTTACCTGTTTTTTTTCATAGCCTCTGTAGCTATCTGTATCCCTCTGGCATTTTACTACGGCTTTGCTAACGTTTTTTTACAGGATGCAGGTGTAAAAGGAAGTACTATAACACAATCATTGGGACAAGTTTCTGAAACTGTTTTTATGATATGTATTCCTTTTTTCTTTGTGCGTTTAGGTGTTAAAAAGATGTTGGCTATTGGTATGTCTGCCTGGGTGTTACGATATGTTTTATTCGCCTACGGCAACGGAGATACCAATTATTGGATGCTATTAGGCGGTATAGTTCTGCACGGTATCTGCTACGATTTCTTTTTTGTCACAGGCCAGATTTATACAGACAATCTAGCAGGCGAAAAGTTCAAAAGTTCTGCGCAGGGATTTATCACGTTGGCCACTTATGGTGTAGGGATGTTGATAGGATCAATCTTATCAGGTAAAATATATGATTCAAACGTAGGTTCTGATGGTTCGATACAATGGCAGTCTATTTGGTTAGTTCCGGCTGGTATTGCTGCTGTGGTGTTGGTGTTATTCCTGCTGCTTTTCCGTGATAAAAAACACGTTGAAACACAGCCCGGTGTTGATGCCGAGGACGCCGAAATTGTATTGTAA
- a CDS encoding sugar phosphate isomerase/epimerase, giving the protein MTNRRTFLGQAGLLGAAMLLRPDLSSAKGVSKVGLQLYSLRDYLPKDVKGVTEKIAKAGYKEVETYGYSKQNGFWGLDAKAYGQLLKANGLVSPSGHYGIESYFRDGSDKEINEAIEAAKIIGSTYVILPWMGGELIDTVDKCKAMAQKFNKAGEMVKKAGLKFGYHNHNFEWKPVGDTSFYDVLLKETDVNLVTLELDLYWVYRSNLDPVKMLNENPNRFKLVHVKDADKANKELNTEVGKGLIDYKAIFAAAQKAGVKHFIVEQENFTNIDPYVSIGESISYVKTLSI; this is encoded by the coding sequence ATGACAAACAGACGTACATTTTTAGGTCAGGCCGGTTTACTGGGCGCGGCCATGCTTTTAAGGCCCGATCTGTCATCGGCCAAGGGTGTAAGTAAAGTTGGTTTACAACTTTACAGCCTGCGCGATTACCTGCCAAAAGACGTAAAAGGCGTTACCGAAAAGATTGCCAAAGCGGGTTATAAAGAGGTTGAAACCTATGGTTACTCCAAACAAAATGGTTTTTGGGGATTGGATGCCAAAGCCTACGGTCAGTTGCTGAAAGCTAACGGACTGGTTTCGCCAAGCGGGCATTACGGTATCGAATCATACTTCCGTGATGGCAGCGATAAAGAGATCAATGAAGCCATTGAGGCCGCTAAGATCATCGGTTCAACCTACGTGATATTACCATGGATGGGCGGCGAACTGATTGATACGGTTGACAAGTGCAAAGCTATGGCGCAAAAATTCAATAAGGCAGGTGAAATGGTAAAAAAAGCCGGACTTAAGTTTGGTTACCATAACCACAATTTTGAATGGAAACCTGTTGGCGATACCTCATTTTATGATGTGTTGTTAAAGGAAACTGATGTTAACCTTGTTACCCTTGAGCTTGACCTGTACTGGGTTTATCGCTCAAACCTTGATCCGGTTAAAATGCTTAACGAAAACCCCAACAGGTTTAAACTGGTACACGTAAAGGATGCCGATAAAGCTAACAAAGAGCTTAACACAGAGGTGGGCAAAGGGTTAATAGACTATAAAGCGATTTTTGCCGCTGCACAAAAAGCAGGTGTTAAACACTTTATAGTTGAGCAGGAAAACTTTACCAATATTGATCCTTACGTGAGCATTGGCGAAAGCATTTCATACGTAAAAACATTATCTATATAA
- a CDS encoding 3-keto-disaccharide hydrolase, translating to MNNKTILTLLLAFGSVSAFAQNAKPEDTEVWEPVPKVVTPGKTTAEAPSDAIVLFDGKNLNEWASADDNSKPAKWDVAGGALTVKKSEGGIVTKRKFTNYQLHVEWRVPANITGTGQGRGNSGIFLASIGKGDAGYELQVLDSYNNKTYVNGQAGSIYKQFPPLVNPTRKPGEWQTYDVIWTAPTFNEDGSVKTKAYVTAFLNGVLVQNHTELLGPTQYIGKPSYQKHGAAPIYLQAHGDPSEPLSFRNIWVREL from the coding sequence GTGAATAATAAAACTATACTGACACTGCTGCTTGCTTTTGGCAGCGTATCGGCATTTGCGCAAAACGCCAAACCCGAGGATACTGAGGTTTGGGAGCCGGTACCTAAAGTGGTTACACCGGGCAAAACTACCGCCGAAGCACCATCAGACGCTATTGTGCTGTTTGACGGAAAGAACCTTAACGAATGGGCATCAGCCGATGATAACAGCAAGCCCGCTAAATGGGATGTGGCTGGTGGTGCCCTTACTGTGAAAAAAAGCGAAGGGGGCATAGTAACCAAACGTAAATTTACCAATTACCAACTGCATGTTGAATGGCGTGTGCCTGCTAATATTACCGGCACAGGACAGGGCAGGGGTAACAGTGGTATCTTCCTGGCCTCAATAGGCAAAGGCGATGCGGGTTACGAGTTACAAGTGCTCGACTCGTACAACAATAAAACTTACGTTAACGGACAGGCGGGTAGTATCTACAAGCAATTTCCGCCGTTGGTAAACCCAACCCGTAAACCGGGCGAGTGGCAAACCTACGATGTGATCTGGACCGCGCCAACCTTTAACGAGGATGGCAGCGTGAAAACCAAGGCCTATGTTACTGCTTTCTTGAACGGTGTACTGGTACAAAACCATACCGAACTGTTAGGCCCAACCCAATATATTGGCAAACCATCGTACCAAAAACATGGTGCGGCACCAATTTACCTGCAAGCACACGGCGACCCAAGCGAGCCGCTAAGTTTCAGGAATATTTGGGTTAGAGAGTTGTAA
- a CDS encoding DNA topoisomerase IB, with the protein MYLNTGIVGKLKIFSIVVTQYIDMNRLQKKLEKIGRDPKVTAKAVGLRYVTDTMPGYTRKKSGKGWSFYDADGALVKDKELIARFNKLVIPPAYTNVWISPHENGHLQFTGVDAAGRKQYRYHPEWNQIRNQSKYYRLQTFAAHLPAIREQVDKDLARRNMGYEKVVALVVRLMELTSIRVGNESYKKLYGSFGLTTLQDKHVKIEGSNMRFEFKGKKGVYQKISLQSKKLARLVKQCRDIPGKELFQFYDDEGKRCTIDSGDINTYLKNITGEDFTAKDFRTWAGSVSALFAFKEAGEYDNASDCKKKIVSVLDEVAVVLGNTRTVCKKYYVHPLVIKTYEDGTLFKYIGHLDEDKEEKASELRTAEKALLSILENEKLAQAS; encoded by the coding sequence ATGTACTTAAACACGGGTATAGTTGGCAAACTTAAAATCTTCAGCATTGTTGTTACGCAATACATTGATATGAACCGTCTTCAAAAAAAACTCGAAAAAATTGGTCGCGACCCTAAGGTAACCGCCAAAGCCGTAGGCTTGCGGTATGTGACTGATACCATGCCGGGATATACCCGCAAAAAATCAGGCAAGGGCTGGAGTTTTTATGATGCCGATGGTGCTTTGGTTAAAGATAAGGAACTGATAGCACGTTTCAACAAACTGGTGATACCGCCCGCATATACCAACGTGTGGATATCTCCGCATGAGAACGGGCATCTGCAGTTTACCGGCGTTGACGCTGCCGGACGGAAGCAATACCGCTACCACCCGGAATGGAACCAGATACGCAATCAATCAAAATATTATCGCCTGCAAACCTTTGCCGCGCACTTACCCGCCATACGCGAGCAGGTGGATAAGGATCTGGCACGCCGGAATATGGGATATGAGAAAGTAGTAGCCCTGGTTGTAAGGCTGATGGAACTGACCAGCATCCGTGTGGGCAACGAATCGTACAAAAAACTTTACGGCTCATTTGGCCTAACTACTTTACAGGATAAACATGTAAAGATTGAGGGTTCAAACATGCGTTTTGAATTTAAAGGAAAGAAGGGTGTATATCAAAAAATATCGCTGCAAAGCAAAAAGCTGGCACGGCTGGTTAAGCAATGCCGCGATATTCCGGGTAAGGAGCTGTTTCAGTTTTATGATGACGAAGGCAAGCGCTGCACAATTGATTCGGGCGATATAAATACCTACCTTAAAAATATTACCGGCGAGGATTTTACCGCGAAGGATTTTCGCACCTGGGCAGGCAGTGTGAGCGCCTTATTTGCCTTTAAAGAAGCTGGCGAGTATGATAATGCCTCGGACTGTAAAAAGAAGATTGTAAGCGTACTTGATGAAGTAGCAGTTGTTTTAGGCAATACCCGTACGGTATGCAAAAAATACTATGTGCATCCGCTGGTAATAAAAACCTATGAGGACGGAACGTTATTTAAATACATTGGCCATTTAGATGAAGATAAAGAAGAAAAAGCATCTGAGCTGCGAACTGCCGAAAAGGCATTATTGAGCATACTTGAAAATGAAAAGCTGGCACAGGCCAGCTAA